Proteins from one Geomonas agri genomic window:
- the rsfS gene encoding ribosome silencing factor, with translation MQDKEVMIPAVERAVKCAAFALDKKALDVKVLEIKKISSIADYLVLATGRSDRQVQAMADSVKQGLKPIDKAIDTEGYDEGRWVVVDFGDVIVHLFQEEVRKIYNLDELWSRAPQIEIPEEYLWEHKEK, from the coding sequence ATGCAAGATAAGGAAGTAATGATTCCGGCCGTGGAACGCGCCGTGAAATGTGCGGCTTTCGCCCTGGACAAGAAGGCCCTCGACGTCAAAGTGCTCGAGATCAAGAAGATTTCCAGCATCGCCGACTACCTGGTGCTGGCCACCGGGCGCTCCGACCGCCAGGTGCAGGCCATGGCGGACTCGGTTAAGCAGGGACTCAAGCCGATCGACAAGGCTATCGACACCGAGGGGTACGACGAGGGGCGCTGGGTGGTGGTCGACTTCGGCGACGTGATCGTGCACCTGTTCCAGGAAGAGGTGCGCAAGATCTACAACCTGGACGAGCTCTGGAGCCGTGCTCCGCAGATCGAGATCCCCGAGGAATATCTCTGGGAGCATAAAGAGAAATGA
- a CDS encoding helicase C-terminal domain-containing protein — MQKYFSALAIEQLRTAITEANGNEVFFLGRTDEARIVVTVEPLARGNKDAVPAIMIACSFGDVVIHNHPSGNLTPSQPDIEIASLLGNQGVGFYIVNNDASRANQVVAPFARKVVERLSYPEVEHFYAPDGVLAQALPGYEHRPEQSRMALNLSEAFNEEKVAIVEAGTGTGKSLAYLLPAALWSVRNKERVVVSTNTINLQEQLIQKDIPFLQQHAGVQFRAVLVKGRGNYLCLRKLRVNAADASLFKDDTAQELDAIVAWSKKTEDGCRGDLAFIPKDEVWEELCCESDQCGRVKCPEYPRCFFYKARREAAGADLLVVNHALLLADLSVRQETGYDATAILPPFTRLIFDEGHHLEDVATNFLSSQVSRLGLVKLLGKLQHPRKAHRGVLPQLSTQLSAAVPESQDDLYLEIAEVLEGRLIPRRVAVLDAVTRGMDQIGEALFKKLKKDGVEQKLRVTPAIYSTPLWLEVTPHIEHMAKELSDYALAMQVFLKGCEKLSDKVLEKLAGPLTDLRGVKGRIECAVDALRFFLAREDEFCRWFELRKGPLVKLCCSPLEVADSIKKAILDRFKTVVLTSATLAIGEKFDFLKHRTGIELLAKDRVSELLLPSPFDYAHQALVVVPADMPEPTSPMFEARLCSHLLDALKISQGRAFVLFTSYDLLIRVYNRLAEPLKAAGLTPMRQGETNRHMLLSKFRNSLNPVLFGTDSFWEGVDVQGRGLELVVITRLPFRVPTEPILEARSEHITAKGGDPFMSYTVPQAVIKFKQGFGRLIRSKEDRGAVLILDSRVLTKNYGKIFLTALHGVTVQKAPEEEICHRLQAFFAPSQQS, encoded by the coding sequence ATGCAAAAGTACTTTTCAGCTCTCGCCATCGAGCAGCTCCGCACCGCAATCACCGAAGCAAACGGCAACGAAGTCTTCTTTTTGGGTCGCACCGACGAGGCGCGCATCGTCGTGACTGTGGAGCCGCTCGCACGCGGCAACAAGGACGCGGTCCCCGCCATCATGATTGCCTGCTCCTTCGGCGATGTGGTCATCCACAACCACCCTTCTGGCAACCTCACCCCCTCGCAACCCGACATCGAGATCGCTTCGCTCCTGGGCAACCAGGGGGTTGGCTTCTACATCGTCAACAACGACGCCTCCCGAGCCAACCAGGTGGTCGCCCCCTTCGCCCGCAAGGTCGTGGAGCGCCTCTCCTATCCCGAAGTGGAACATTTCTACGCGCCCGACGGCGTGCTGGCCCAGGCCCTCCCTGGCTACGAACACCGCCCCGAGCAGAGCCGGATGGCGCTCAACCTCTCCGAAGCCTTCAACGAGGAGAAAGTCGCCATCGTCGAGGCGGGGACCGGTACCGGCAAGTCGCTGGCCTACCTGCTTCCCGCCGCCCTCTGGTCGGTGCGCAACAAGGAGCGGGTGGTCGTCTCCACCAACACCATCAACCTGCAGGAGCAGCTGATCCAGAAGGATATCCCGTTTTTGCAGCAGCACGCCGGGGTGCAGTTCCGGGCGGTGCTGGTCAAGGGGCGCGGCAACTACCTCTGCCTCAGGAAGCTCCGCGTCAACGCCGCCGACGCATCGCTTTTCAAGGACGACACTGCCCAGGAATTGGACGCCATCGTGGCGTGGAGCAAGAAGACCGAGGACGGCTGCCGCGGCGACCTCGCCTTCATCCCCAAGGACGAGGTATGGGAAGAGCTCTGCTGCGAGTCGGACCAATGCGGCCGGGTGAAATGCCCCGAGTACCCGCGCTGCTTCTTCTACAAGGCCCGGCGCGAGGCGGCCGGCGCTGACCTCCTCGTGGTCAACCACGCCCTGCTTTTGGCTGATCTCTCGGTGCGCCAGGAGACCGGCTACGACGCCACCGCCATCCTCCCCCCGTTCACCCGGCTCATCTTCGACGAGGGGCATCACCTGGAGGACGTTGCCACCAACTTCCTCTCCAGCCAGGTCTCGCGTCTGGGGCTGGTGAAGCTTTTGGGCAAACTGCAGCACCCCAGAAAGGCACACCGCGGCGTGTTGCCGCAGCTATCCACCCAGCTTTCCGCCGCCGTCCCGGAATCGCAGGACGACCTCTACCTGGAGATCGCCGAAGTGCTGGAGGGGAGGCTGATCCCCCGGAGGGTTGCGGTGCTGGACGCGGTGACCCGCGGCATGGACCAGATCGGCGAGGCGCTGTTTAAGAAGCTGAAGAAGGACGGGGTCGAGCAGAAGTTGCGGGTGACGCCGGCGATTTATAGCACGCCGCTCTGGCTGGAGGTCACCCCCCACATTGAGCACATGGCCAAGGAGCTGTCAGACTACGCCCTCGCCATGCAGGTGTTCTTAAAGGGGTGCGAGAAACTTTCCGACAAGGTGCTGGAAAAGCTGGCCGGCCCACTCACCGACCTGCGGGGAGTAAAAGGCAGAATCGAGTGCGCCGTCGATGCACTTAGGTTCTTCTTGGCGCGCGAGGACGAGTTCTGCCGCTGGTTCGAGTTGAGAAAGGGGCCCCTGGTCAAGCTCTGCTGCTCTCCGCTGGAGGTGGCCGACTCGATCAAGAAAGCGATCCTGGACCGCTTCAAGACCGTGGTGCTAACCTCGGCGACGCTTGCCATCGGCGAGAAATTCGACTTTTTGAAGCACCGCACCGGCATCGAACTGCTCGCCAAGGACCGGGTCAGCGAGCTTTTGCTTCCCTCCCCGTTCGACTACGCACACCAGGCGCTGGTGGTGGTCCCGGCGGACATGCCTGAGCCGACCTCACCCATGTTCGAGGCCCGGCTCTGCAGCCACCTGCTGGACGCACTGAAAATCTCGCAGGGGCGCGCCTTCGTGCTCTTCACCTCATACGATCTGCTTATCAGGGTCTACAACCGCCTGGCCGAACCGCTCAAGGCCGCCGGCCTCACCCCCATGCGCCAGGGGGAGACCAATCGACACATGCTCCTCTCCAAGTTCCGCAACTCGCTCAACCCGGTGCTGTTCGGTACTGATTCCTTTTGGGAGGGAGTGGACGTGCAGGGGCGGGGGCTGGAGCTGGTGGTGATCACCCGGCTTCCGTTTCGGGTCCCCACAGAGCCGATCCTGGAGGCGAGGAGCGAGCACATCACCGCCAAGGGGGGCGATCCCTTCATGAGCTACACGGTGCCGCAGGCGGTGATCAAGTTCAAACAGGGCTTCGGGAGGTTGATCCGGAGCAAGGAGGACCGCGGCGCCGTCCTGATCCTGGATTCCAGGGTCCTCACCAAGAACTACGGCAAGATCTTCCTCACTGCCCTGCACGGGGTCACCGTCCAGAAGGCGCCGGAAGAAGAGATCTGCCACCGGCTCCAGGCCTTCTTCGCGCCGTCACAGCAGTCCTGA
- the gpmI gene encoding 2,3-bisphosphoglycerate-independent phosphoglycerate mutase: protein MPKKPLLLMILDGWGINPEQEANAVAQAKTPNMNRLTAEYPSGQIDGSGLAVGLPSGQMGNSEVGHTNIGAGRVVYQDLTRISKSISDGDFFTNPALLDCMAKAKAGSGRLHLAGLLSDGGVHSHNTHLYALIDMAKRQGVSQVFVHCLMDGRDTPPQSGADYIQQLEDEIKRIGFGKIATVIGRYYAMDRDNRWDRVEKAYRAMVLGEGNPYASADAAMKQSYADGVTDEFVLPSVIMAGGEPVGRLSDGDGFIFFNFRSDRAREITRAFTDPQFNGFQREVWPKLASYVCMTSYDETFGLPIAFGPEDLANIFPEVISNAGLTQLRIAETEKYAHVTFFFNGGREEAFPGEDRALIPSPKEVATYDQKPEMSAYLVTEELMKRLDEDKYDVIILNFANADMVGHTGIFSAAVKAVEAVDECVGKLVEKVRAKGGITIITADHGNAEMMQDDQGGPHTAHTCDMAPVVLVDDARKGVKLRTGVLADLAPTMLELLALPQPPEMTGKSLLA, encoded by the coding sequence ATGCCGAAAAAGCCTCTGCTCTTGATGATCCTCGACGGCTGGGGGATCAACCCCGAACAGGAAGCCAACGCCGTCGCCCAAGCAAAAACACCCAACATGAACCGGCTCACCGCCGAATACCCCTCCGGCCAGATTGACGGCTCCGGCCTCGCGGTCGGTCTCCCATCCGGGCAGATGGGTAACTCCGAGGTCGGGCACACCAACATCGGTGCCGGCCGCGTGGTCTACCAGGACCTGACCCGGATCAGCAAGTCGATCAGCGATGGCGATTTCTTCACCAACCCGGCATTGCTGGACTGCATGGCCAAGGCGAAGGCGGGAAGTGGCAGGCTGCACCTGGCGGGGCTTCTCTCCGACGGCGGGGTACATTCCCACAACACCCACCTCTATGCGCTGATCGACATGGCGAAGCGGCAGGGCGTCTCCCAGGTTTTCGTGCACTGCCTCATGGACGGCCGCGACACCCCGCCCCAGAGTGGCGCCGACTACATCCAGCAGCTGGAGGATGAGATCAAACGCATCGGGTTCGGCAAGATAGCGACGGTGATCGGGCGCTACTACGCCATGGACCGTGACAACCGCTGGGACCGCGTGGAGAAGGCATACCGCGCCATGGTTCTCGGGGAAGGGAACCCGTACGCCAGCGCCGATGCCGCTATGAAGCAAAGTTACGCCGACGGGGTCACCGACGAGTTTGTGCTGCCGAGTGTCATCATGGCGGGCGGCGAGCCGGTGGGCAGGCTCTCCGACGGCGACGGCTTCATCTTCTTCAACTTCCGCTCCGACCGCGCCCGCGAGATCACCCGCGCCTTCACCGATCCGCAGTTCAACGGCTTTCAGCGAGAGGTGTGGCCCAAGCTTGCCTCGTACGTCTGCATGACCTCTTACGATGAAACCTTCGGCCTTCCCATCGCCTTCGGACCGGAGGACCTGGCCAACATCTTCCCGGAAGTGATCAGCAACGCCGGACTGACCCAGTTGAGGATCGCCGAGACCGAGAAGTACGCCCATGTTACCTTCTTCTTCAATGGCGGCCGCGAGGAGGCCTTTCCCGGCGAAGACCGCGCCCTGATCCCGTCGCCCAAGGAAGTCGCCACCTACGACCAGAAGCCGGAGATGAGCGCGTACCTCGTCACCGAGGAACTGATGAAGCGGCTCGACGAGGACAAGTACGACGTCATCATCCTCAATTTTGCCAACGCGGACATGGTCGGTCACACCGGCATCTTCTCCGCAGCGGTCAAGGCGGTGGAGGCAGTGGACGAGTGCGTGGGCAAGCTGGTGGAGAAGGTGCGCGCCAAGGGTGGCATCACCATCATCACCGCCGACCACGGCAACGCCGAGATGATGCAGGACGACCAGGGTGGACCGCACACGGCGCATACCTGCGACATGGCGCCGGTGGTGCTGGTGGATGACGCCAGGAAGGGTGTCAAGCTGAGGACCGGCGTTCTTGCCGACTTGGCGCCGACCATGCTGGAACTCCTCGCCCTGCCGCAACCGCCGGAGATGACCGGGAAGAGTTTGCTGGCGTAG
- a CDS encoding 23S rRNA (pseudouridine(1915)-N(3))-methyltransferase RlmH has protein sequence MRLKLLWVGKTQESWVRTGIEEYAGRVRRYAPLEILEAREEKGAQAATMRERECERLAKLIPKGGKLVLLDERGEQMSSPELATFLSRNRDQGTQDLVFAIGGAYGFTDSFRAQAFKTISLSRMTLTHQMVRVFLLEQIYRGFTIINGEPYHHE, from the coding sequence ATGAGACTGAAGCTCCTTTGGGTCGGCAAGACCCAGGAGAGCTGGGTCCGCACTGGCATCGAAGAGTACGCGGGAAGGGTCAGGCGGTACGCACCGCTGGAGATCCTGGAAGCCCGCGAGGAAAAAGGGGCGCAGGCCGCAACCATGCGGGAGCGCGAATGTGAGCGCCTTGCCAAGCTGATCCCCAAGGGGGGTAAGCTGGTGCTCCTGGACGAGAGGGGGGAGCAGATGAGTTCCCCTGAACTCGCCACCTTCCTGTCCAGGAATCGTGACCAGGGGACCCAGGACCTGGTCTTCGCCATCGGTGGGGCCTACGGCTTCACTGACAGCTTCCGGGCCCAGGCTTTCAAAACCATTTCGCTCTCCCGCATGACGCTCACCCACCAGATGGTGAGGGTGTTCCTGCTGGAGCAGATCTACCGCGGCTTCACCATCATTAATGGTGAACCGTATCATCATGAGTAG
- the proB gene encoding glutamate 5-kinase encodes MRKELLKKVKRIVVKIGSGVLTCEDNGIDPAFLDGLASQIAGLRAKGIEVVVVSSGAVAAGRPALGLPDRPKTLPQKQAAAAIGQSRLMRAYEEAFSAYDLKVAQILLTRDDLANRRRFQNARGTLDTLLSCDIVPVINENDTVVVDELKFGDNDNLSALVTNLVEAQLLLIMTDIDGLYTSDPRTDPNATLIHQVGAVTREMERGAGGSGTNVGTGGMATKLAAAKKVVKSGVAAIIFAGKGDGNLARVMNGELLGTLFLPAGESLNRRKHWIAFTIKPAGSLVVDAGARGALATHGKSLLPSGIAKVEGRFDRGACVRVVDPDGVEFARGIVDYSSQEIEKISRHKSNEIEQILGFRYGDDVIHRDNLVLL; translated from the coding sequence ATGCGTAAGGAACTGCTCAAAAAGGTAAAGAGAATCGTGGTAAAGATCGGCTCCGGCGTCCTGACCTGCGAGGATAACGGCATCGATCCGGCTTTCCTGGACGGTCTCGCCTCGCAGATTGCGGGGTTGCGCGCGAAGGGCATCGAGGTGGTCGTGGTCTCCTCTGGTGCCGTGGCTGCGGGGCGTCCGGCGCTGGGTCTGCCGGACCGGCCGAAGACCCTGCCGCAGAAGCAGGCGGCGGCCGCTATCGGTCAGTCGCGCCTGATGCGCGCCTACGAGGAGGCCTTCTCCGCCTACGATCTCAAGGTCGCCCAGATCCTCTTGACCCGCGACGACCTCGCTAACCGGCGCCGTTTCCAGAACGCCCGCGGCACGCTCGACACGCTGCTCTCCTGCGACATCGTCCCCGTCATTAACGAGAACGACACCGTCGTGGTGGACGAGCTGAAGTTCGGCGACAACGACAACCTTTCCGCCCTGGTCACCAACCTGGTCGAGGCGCAGCTCCTCTTGATCATGACCGACATCGACGGCCTCTACACCTCCGACCCGCGCACCGACCCCAACGCCACCCTGATCCACCAGGTGGGCGCGGTAACACGGGAAATGGAGCGCGGCGCGGGGGGGAGCGGCACCAACGTCGGCACCGGGGGGATGGCGACCAAGCTCGCCGCCGCCAAGAAGGTGGTGAAGTCGGGCGTGGCAGCCATCATCTTTGCGGGCAAGGGAGACGGCAACCTGGCGCGAGTCATGAACGGCGAACTGCTCGGCACCCTGTTCCTGCCCGCGGGCGAATCGTTGAACCGGCGCAAGCACTGGATCGCCTTCACTATCAAACCGGCCGGGAGCCTGGTGGTGGACGCCGGAGCGCGGGGGGCGCTGGCCACCCACGGCAAGAGCCTGCTCCCCTCGGGGATCGCGAAAGTGGAGGGGCGCTTCGACCGCGGCGCCTGCGTGAGGGTCGTGGACCCGGACGGGGTGGAGTTTGCGCGCGGCATCGTGGATTACTCCAGCCAGGAGATCGAGAAGATCAGCCGCCACAAGAGCAACGAGATCGAGCAGATCCTCGGTTTCCGCTACGGCGATGATGTCATTCACCGCGACAATCTCGTCCTGCTGTAA
- a CDS encoding ComF family protein has protein sequence MLLRPLIDLLFPPLCHACKGAIPVTGAEETPPQPFICTDCLGKISFLTSPLCTRCGAPFATEAGCDHTCGACLSHPPFHTCRSAAVLAGPLQELIHRFKYGGKIHLADPLGVLAFQRLEQFLGEAKPDCVVPVPLHRKRLRQRGYNQSQLIGEVLGKKLRVPQVVGNLRRLRWTDPQTGLDAGDRVTNVKGAFGVRNPTALAGKRVLLVDDVFTTGSTLGACVDALRDADVAAVVAVTVARGLQQ, from the coding sequence ATGCTCTTGCGTCCTCTGATCGATCTGCTGTTTCCCCCTTTGTGCCATGCCTGCAAAGGGGCCATACCTGTGACGGGGGCGGAGGAAACTCCGCCCCAGCCCTTCATCTGTACCGATTGTCTCGGCAAGATCTCCTTCCTCACATCCCCCCTGTGCACCCGCTGCGGCGCACCCTTTGCCACCGAAGCCGGCTGCGACCACACCTGCGGCGCCTGCCTTTCCCATCCCCCTTTCCATACCTGCCGCTCGGCGGCGGTCCTGGCGGGGCCGCTTCAGGAACTGATCCACCGTTTCAAGTACGGCGGCAAGATCCATCTGGCAGACCCCCTGGGGGTGCTGGCTTTCCAAAGGCTGGAACAGTTCCTGGGGGAGGCGAAGCCGGACTGCGTGGTCCCGGTGCCGCTGCACCGCAAGAGGCTTCGGCAGCGCGGCTATAACCAGTCGCAGCTGATTGGTGAGGTGCTCGGCAAAAAATTACGGGTGCCGCAAGTGGTGGGAAACCTGCGCCGGCTCCGCTGGACCGACCCCCAGACCGGGCTCGATGCGGGCGACAGGGTGACTAACGTGAAGGGGGCTTTCGGGGTGCGCAATCCCACGGCGCTGGCGGGAAAGCGGGTGCTATTGGTGGACGATGTCTTTACCACGGGCAGCACCCTGGGCGCCTGCGTCGATGCCCTGCGCGATGCGGACGTCGCCGCTGTGGTGGCGGTGACGGTGGCCCGGGGGCTCCAGCAGTAG
- a CDS encoding DUF2062 domain-containing protein — MLNKEHWKKKIYGILSLDSHPGHIAAGFAVGVFISFTPFFGLHTPLAIAAAFLLRLNKLTCITGAWVNTPITVVPILGISYKLGAFLRGRPIKDLPVAAGLEWHNLERYAKSLILGSSILGFFAAIIAYFLCYYLVLRFRAKDAAQAELAKEMTEVGEELE, encoded by the coding sequence TTGCTGAACAAAGAGCACTGGAAAAAAAAGATCTATGGCATCCTGTCGCTGGACAGCCATCCCGGGCATATCGCCGCCGGATTCGCGGTCGGTGTCTTCATCAGCTTCACCCCGTTTTTCGGCCTGCACACTCCCCTTGCCATTGCGGCAGCCTTTCTCCTGAGACTCAACAAACTTACCTGCATCACCGGAGCCTGGGTCAACACCCCGATCACCGTGGTTCCCATCCTCGGGATCAGCTATAAGCTGGGCGCCTTCCTGCGCGGCCGCCCCATCAAGGATCTCCCGGTTGCCGCGGGTCTCGAGTGGCACAACCTGGAGCGCTACGCCAAGTCCCTGATCCTCGGCTCCTCGATCCTCGGCTTCTTCGCCGCCATCATCGCCTATTTCCTCTGCTATTACCTCGTGCTCCGCTTCCGTGCCAAAGACGCCGCCCAGGCCGAGCTGGCCAAGGAGATGACCGAGGTGGGCGAAGAACTGGAATAG
- a CDS encoding glutamate-5-semialdehyde dehydrogenase yields the protein MALGLLTEVRMSVAEQIRSIAVEARQASFAMAKLSSAVKNELLLDMAQGLINNAEEIVAENKKDLAAGKERGLSSAMLDRLMLNEARIKGMADAIREVAALPDPVGEVTGMWKRPNDLMVGKMRIPLGVIGIIYESRPNVTSDAAALCLKSGNAVVLRGGSEAIHSNLAIATVLKGELAKRNIPAAALSLIPFTEREGVTEMLKQEEFIDVIIPRGGESLIRFVVENSKIPVIKHYKGVCHIFVDASADFAMAREIIINAKVQRPGVCNALETLLIHKDIADKFVPFIYQALDAQKVEIRGDETFRSFAPQAVPATEDDWYAEYLELILAARVVDGMDAAIDHINRYCSLHTESIITGDYGNAQRFIREVNSGVVMVNASTRFSDGNQLGLGAEIGISTTKLHSFGPMGLTDLTTTKFIVYGSGQVRP from the coding sequence ATTGCCTTAGGGCTTCTTACGGAGGTACGTATGTCAGTAGCCGAACAGATCCGCAGCATCGCAGTCGAGGCCAGGCAGGCTTCCTTCGCCATGGCGAAACTCTCCTCCGCAGTGAAGAACGAGCTCCTGCTGGACATGGCGCAGGGGCTGATCAACAACGCAGAGGAGATCGTCGCCGAGAACAAAAAGGATCTTGCTGCCGGCAAGGAGCGGGGGCTTTCCTCCGCCATGCTGGACCGCCTTATGCTGAACGAGGCGCGCATCAAGGGGATGGCCGACGCCATCCGCGAGGTCGCCGCGCTCCCGGACCCGGTGGGCGAGGTGACCGGCATGTGGAAGCGCCCCAACGACCTCATGGTCGGCAAGATGCGCATCCCGTTGGGCGTGATCGGCATCATTTACGAGTCCCGCCCCAACGTCACCTCCGACGCGGCCGCCCTCTGCCTGAAGAGCGGCAACGCCGTAGTGCTGCGCGGTGGCTCCGAGGCGATCCACTCCAACCTGGCCATCGCCACCGTGCTCAAAGGCGAGTTGGCCAAGCGCAACATCCCGGCCGCGGCGCTCTCCCTGATCCCGTTCACCGAACGTGAAGGGGTCACCGAGATGCTCAAACAGGAAGAGTTCATCGACGTCATCATCCCGAGGGGGGGCGAGAGCCTGATCCGCTTCGTGGTCGAAAATTCCAAGATCCCGGTCATCAAGCATTACAAGGGGGTCTGCCACATCTTCGTGGACGCCTCGGCCGACTTCGCGATGGCGCGCGAGATCATCATCAACGCCAAGGTGCAGCGCCCCGGCGTCTGCAACGCCCTGGAGACGCTGCTGATCCACAAGGACATCGCCGATAAGTTCGTGCCGTTCATCTATCAGGCGCTCGACGCGCAGAAGGTCGAGATCCGCGGTGACGAAACCTTCCGCAGCTTCGCGCCGCAGGCCGTGCCGGCCACCGAGGACGACTGGTACGCCGAGTACCTGGAGCTGATCCTGGCGGCACGCGTGGTGGACGGGATGGATGCCGCCATCGACCACATCAACCGTTACTGCTCGCTGCACACCGAGTCGATCATCACCGGCGACTACGGCAACGCGCAGCGTTTCATCCGCGAGGTCAACTCGGGCGTGGTCATGGTGAACGCATCGACACGCTTCTCCGACGGGAACCAGTTAGGTCTGGGTGCCGAAATCGGCATCTCTACGACGAAGCTGCACTCCTTCGGCCCGATGGGGCTTACCGACCTGACCACGACCAAGTTCATCGTGTACGGCTCAGGTCAGGTGAGGCCTTAA
- the nadD gene encoding nicotinate-nucleotide adenylyltransferase, translating to MKTGILGGTFNPIHNAHLRIAEEARDLFQLDRVVFIPAATPPHKPQVGELSFASRLDMVRLAVAGNPKFEVSDMEAVRGGRSYSVDTLRQLHAERPDDELFFIVGADSFNDISTWHQYQAIFGLCNIVSVQRPGSTIASLAQALPVAISGEFCYDSAAKRLNHSSGHCVYALDGVLLDISSSHIRQLVKAGRSIRYLLPEAVEHYIKEQGLYVDAR from the coding sequence ATGAAAACGGGGATTCTGGGGGGGACCTTCAACCCCATCCATAACGCGCACCTGCGCATCGCCGAGGAGGCGCGCGACCTGTTCCAACTGGACCGGGTTGTCTTCATCCCCGCCGCCACGCCGCCGCACAAGCCGCAGGTGGGGGAACTCTCCTTCGCCAGTCGGCTGGATATGGTGCGCCTGGCGGTCGCGGGGAACCCCAAGTTCGAGGTCTCCGACATGGAGGCGGTGCGCGGCGGGCGCTCCTATTCGGTGGACACGCTGCGCCAATTGCACGCGGAACGACCTGACGACGAGCTTTTCTTCATCGTCGGGGCCGACTCCTTCAACGACATCTCCACTTGGCACCAGTACCAGGCCATCTTCGGCCTGTGCAACATCGTCAGCGTGCAGCGTCCCGGTTCCACCATCGCCAGTCTCGCCCAGGCCCTCCCTGTTGCCATAAGTGGGGAGTTCTGTTATGATTCGGCGGCTAAACGCCTGAACCACAGTTCAGGCCACTGTGTCTACGCGCTCGATGGGGTGCTGCTTGATATCTCATCCAGCCATATCCGGCAGCTGGTCAAAGCCGGCCGCTCGATCCGGTACCTCCTTCCCGAGGCGGTCGAGCACTACATAAAGGAACAAGGGTTATACGTTGATGCAAGATAA
- a CDS encoding flavodoxin family protein: MKILAINGSPRGMNGTTGRLLEEVLAGAVQAGADIEIVSLSETPIKPCVACDACHKVGICPVKDEYETIKDKLLAADAFILATPNYLLSITAQLKAFLDRCNGLIHLTALEGKYSALVETSGGGGDEEPLEYMQRIVNAMGAQNVGSIGTPGAGPRMFPDQEALFQKARALGKDLCDSVREKRSFPEQDQFRNGFKERMSHLIGFMGECWPYEKEYLAKR, translated from the coding sequence ATGAAAATTTTGGCAATCAACGGCAGCCCCCGCGGCATGAACGGCACCACGGGGCGCCTTTTGGAAGAGGTATTGGCTGGAGCGGTGCAGGCGGGTGCCGACATCGAAATCGTCTCGCTTTCGGAGACCCCGATCAAGCCGTGCGTGGCCTGCGACGCCTGTCACAAGGTGGGCATCTGCCCGGTGAAGGACGAGTACGAGACCATCAAGGATAAGCTCCTGGCGGCCGACGCCTTCATCCTGGCGACCCCAAACTACCTCCTGAGCATCACCGCCCAGTTGAAGGCATTCCTGGATCGCTGCAACGGCCTCATTCACCTCACGGCGTTGGAAGGGAAATACTCGGCCCTGGTGGAGACCTCCGGCGGTGGCGGCGACGAGGAGCCGCTGGAGTACATGCAGCGCATCGTCAACGCCATGGGTGCCCAGAACGTCGGCAGCATCGGCACTCCGGGCGCGGGGCCGCGCATGTTCCCGGACCAGGAGGCGCTGTTCCAGAAGGCGCGCGCCTTGGGCAAGGACCTTTGCGACAGCGTGCGCGAAAAGCGCTCCTTCCCGGAGCAGGACCAGTTCCGCAACGGCTTCAAGGAGCGCATGAGCCATCTGATCGGCTTCATGGGCGAGTGCTGGCCCTATGAGAAGGAGTACCTGGCTAAAAGGTAA
- a CDS encoding lactate utilization protein, which yields MSNTEELNTWAYAHKCQKAVENLKKNGFDALYCHNGEEVFHYIVNEASEAKSVGFGGSLSIADLKLSDKLKGMGKEILNHGAPGLTPEEKLAITRRQLTCDLFLTGSNAVTLSGVLVNIDGNGNRAAAMFFGPQKVIVVVGRNKLVDGSIEDAVQRIRTYASPPNAKRLNLSTPCTTTGFCSDCNSPQRICRVTTIIEKKPRNTDIKVLVVNEDMGL from the coding sequence ATGAGCAATACCGAAGAGTTGAACACCTGGGCCTACGCCCACAAATGCCAGAAGGCAGTAGAAAACCTGAAGAAGAACGGTTTCGACGCGCTTTACTGCCATAACGGCGAAGAGGTCTTCCACTACATCGTCAACGAGGCGTCCGAGGCGAAAAGCGTCGGCTTCGGCGGCTCCCTTTCCATCGCGGACCTGAAGCTCTCCGACAAGCTGAAGGGGATGGGCAAGGAGATCCTGAACCACGGCGCGCCGGGGCTTACGCCGGAGGAGAAACTGGCGATCACCAGGCGCCAGCTCACCTGCGACCTTTTCCTGACCGGCAGCAACGCGGTTACCCTCTCCGGTGTCCTGGTCAACATCGACGGCAACGGCAACCGCGCCGCCGCCATGTTCTTCGGGCCTCAGAAGGTGATCGTGGTGGTGGGCCGCAACAAGCTGGTGGACGGCAGCATCGAGGACGCGGTGCAGCGCATCCGGACCTACGCGTCGCCGCCCAATGCCAAGAGGCTGAACCTCTCCACCCCCTGTACCACCACCGGCTTCTGTTCCGACTGCAACTCCCCGCAGCGCATCTGCCGCGTGACCACGATCATTGAGAAGAAGCCCAGGAACACCGACATCAAGGTCCTGGTGGTTAACGAGGACATGGGACTGTAA